The following coding sequences lie in one Actinomycetota bacterium genomic window:
- the lepA gene encoding elongation factor 4, with protein sequence MTEKNYIRNFSIIAHIDHGKSTLADRILEYTKTVSPRDMLEQYLDNMDLERERGITIKAHYVTVVYKSRKDGKEYRFNFIDTPGHVDFTYEVSRSLAACEGVVLVVDATQGIQAQTLANVYLAMENDLELIPVINKIDLQSSRPEEVAEEIDKILGISGEKILKVSAKTGEGVEEILESIITDIPGPGGNEDEPLQALIFDSNYDPYRGVVSLIRLMNGRIAKNMKIRFMAEGYCTEVEEVGVMGPKMIPVDSLSAGEVGYIVTGIKEVDKIIVGDTITSFDNPTKSSLPGYNKPKPMVYCGLYPIDGDDYESLRDALKKLELNDSSLIFIPEVSVALGSGYRVGFLGLLHLEIVRERLEREYNLHLLTTTPNVVYRITKTNGEVVVVKSPADYPEEEKIQKIEEPFVTASILTPKEYIGEIMKLSNQKRGVYKDMKFISVGRVELHYDFPLSEIIVDFFNLLKSATSGFASLDYEFKDYRASELVRLDVLVGGSKVEELSVIVHKDKAYSIGREFVRKLKQEIPRQMFEIAIQAAINKRIIARETVSALRKDVTAKLYGGDVTRKNKLLDKQKKGKKKMKKIGKVEIPSEAFMSFYKIDINNK encoded by the coding sequence ATGACGGAAAAGAATTATATAAGAAATTTTTCAATTATTGCCCATATAGATCATGGAAAATCTACTCTTGCTGACAGAATACTTGAGTATACAAAAACTGTCAGTCCGAGAGATATGCTGGAGCAGTATCTTGACAATATGGATCTTGAAAGGGAAAGAGGAATAACAATAAAAGCTCATTACGTTACTGTTGTATATAAATCCAGAAAAGACGGTAAGGAATACAGATTCAATTTTATTGATACTCCGGGGCATGTGGATTTTACCTATGAAGTATCAAGAAGCCTTGCAGCCTGTGAAGGAGTTGTTCTTGTTGTCGATGCAACCCAGGGGATTCAGGCGCAAACTCTGGCAAATGTTTATCTTGCAATGGAGAACGATCTTGAGCTGATACCTGTTATAAATAAAATAGATCTTCAAAGTTCAAGACCTGAGGAAGTGGCTGAAGAAATAGATAAAATTCTTGGAATCAGCGGGGAGAAAATTCTAAAAGTTTCGGCAAAAACAGGAGAAGGCGTGGAAGAAATACTGGAGAGTATTATAACTGATATTCCCGGACCTGGCGGAAATGAAGATGAGCCTCTCCAGGCTCTTATATTTGATTCAAATTATGATCCTTATAGAGGTGTAGTTTCTCTTATCAGGCTGATGAACGGCCGAATTGCAAAAAATATGAAGATAAGATTTATGGCAGAAGGATACTGCACCGAAGTTGAGGAAGTAGGCGTAATGGGACCGAAAATGATTCCTGTTGACAGTCTTTCTGCCGGTGAAGTCGGATATATTGTAACCGGAATAAAGGAAGTCGACAAAATAATAGTAGGCGATACGATTACTTCTTTTGACAATCCGACAAAGTCAAGTCTTCCCGGTTATAATAAACCAAAGCCAATGGTTTATTGCGGTCTGTATCCGATTGACGGCGATGATTATGAAAGTTTAAGGGATGCATTAAAAAAACTTGAGCTGAACGACTCTTCCCTGATTTTCATACCTGAAGTTTCAGTTGCTCTCGGTTCAGGATACAGGGTGGGATTTCTTGGGCTTCTGCATCTTGAAATCGTTAGGGAAAGACTGGAAAGAGAATATAACCTTCATCTGCTTACAACTACCCCTAATGTAGTGTATCGGATAACCAAGACAAATGGTGAAGTGGTTGTGGTCAAAAGTCCGGCAGATTATCCTGAAGAGGAAAAAATACAGAAAATAGAAGAGCCTTTTGTTACAGCATCTATACTTACCCCCAAAGAGTACATAGGTGAGATAATGAAGCTTTCCAATCAGAAAAGAGGGGTATATAAAGATATGAAATTTATTTCTGTTGGTAGAGTAGAGCTTCATTATGATTTCCCTCTTTCTGAAATAATAGTTGATTTTTTTAATCTTCTGAAATCGGCAACATCAGGATTTGCATCTCTTGATTACGAATTTAAAGATTACAGAGCGTCTGAACTGGTCAGGCTGGATGTTTTGGTGGGAGGCAGCAAGGTTGAAGAATTATCTGTAATTGTGCACAAAGACAAAGCTTACTCTATTGGCAGGGAATTTGTCAGAAAATTAAAACAGGAAATACCAAGACAGATGTTTGAAATAGCAATACAGGCAGCTATAAACAAAAGAATAATAGCCAGGGAAACGGTCTCTGCCTTAAGGAAAGATGTTACAGCGAAACTGTATGGCGGAGATGTTACCAGAAAAAACAAACTTCTGGACAAGCAGAAAAAAGGCAAGAAAAAAATGAAGAAAATCGGCAAAGTAGAAATACCGAGTGAAGCCTTCATGAGTTTTTATAAAATTGACATAAATAACAAATAA